A part of Candidatus Methylomirabilis tolerans genomic DNA contains:
- a CDS encoding biopolymer transporter ExbD produces the protein MKLLQRPLRKARIEIIPLIDTIFFLLVFFMMASLSMAVYRGMPIDLPKAGTGQQGMREHAAVTLTKDGQLYLDKQPISVDQLRERLRGLLTGNPDLTVILSADEAVSHGRVVEAMDIARWASSNRLAIAVKPDQMRHDR, from the coding sequence ATGAAACTGCTGCAGCGCCCGCTCCGGAAAGCCCGTATCGAAATCATCCCACTGATCGACACGATCTTCTTCCTGCTGGTCTTCTTCATGATGGCCTCCCTGTCCATGGCGGTCTACCGAGGGATGCCGATCGATCTTCCTAAGGCAGGGACCGGGCAACAGGGCATGCGCGAGCATGCAGCGGTCACGCTCACAAAAGATGGACAGCTCTATCTGGACAAGCAACCCATTTCGGTCGATCAGCTTCGGGAGCGACTGAGGGGGCTGCTCACGGGGAATCCCGACCTCACGGTGATTCTCAGCGCGGATGAGGCGGTGTCGCATGGGCGGGTTGTGGAGGCAATGGATATCGCCAGGTGGGCCAGCTCGAACAGGCTGGCGATCGCGGTAAAGCCGGATCAGATGAGACACGATCGGTAG